In Acidobacteriota bacterium, a single genomic region encodes these proteins:
- a CDS encoding BrnT family toxin — MTRFEWDVTKARTNVRVHSVSFDEAKTVFAGTLGVTVPDVVHSEDEERWTTIGLSDRKRLLVVVHSERGGNIRLISARKATAAERRQYEED; from the coding sequence TTGACCCGCTTCGAATGGGATGTGACAAAAGCGCGGACAAATGTCCGAGTCCATTCTGTTTCCTTCGACGAGGCCAAGACGGTATTCGCCGGCACGCTGGGTGTAACTGTGCCGGATGTTGTGCACTCGGAAGATGAAGAGCGCTGGACGACGATCGGTCTCTCCGATCGGAAGCGATTATTGGTGGTGGTGCATTCTGAGCGTGGTGGTAATATCCGGCTTATCAGCGCTCGAAAGGCAACCGCCGCGGAGCGAAGACAATATGAAGAAGACTAA
- a CDS encoding site-2 protease family protein has translation MRTWSIPAGRIAGIDIRIHFTFVALLVFIIFSDPEGPAGSGRALALVGIIFGSVVLHELGHALVAVRAGLPVRSITLLPLGGVTTMDTSQNATSQSGHPAAATEIRVAAAGPLVNFVLAGVAAIAVLAIYPEARVWLWQPPFVYAANLPRALVWANLFMALFNLLPAYPMDGGRILRAVLARNMDYLAATRRAVTIGQGFAMFFMFLGLWQPWMLLIGFFLFFAAQLEERSIMFQSVLESVRLEEVMLTDFSTLSPADTLEDALAKAVHTLQDDFPVIRGTDMVGVVSKQRILAALNDEGNAYVQSVMNKAFEIAQRSETLASALKKFTAKELTVLPVVDAGRLVGIVTLQNLMHSMALLSESRKIQRSTDHDDD, from the coding sequence ATGCGCACCTGGTCCATCCCGGCCGGCCGGATCGCGGGCATCGACATCCGCATCCACTTCACCTTCGTCGCGCTGCTGGTGTTCATCATCTTCTCCGACCCCGAAGGGCCTGCTGGTTCAGGACGCGCGCTCGCCCTCGTCGGCATCATCTTTGGATCAGTCGTCCTGCACGAGTTAGGACACGCCCTGGTCGCGGTGCGCGCCGGCTTGCCGGTGCGCTCCATCACCCTGCTGCCGCTCGGCGGCGTCACCACCATGGACACATCACAAAACGCCACATCGCAAAGCGGCCATCCCGCCGCGGCCACCGAGATCCGCGTGGCCGCTGCCGGACCGCTGGTGAACTTCGTGCTCGCCGGCGTGGCCGCGATCGCGGTGCTGGCGATCTATCCGGAAGCGAGGGTCTGGCTGTGGCAGCCGCCGTTCGTCTACGCGGCGAACCTGCCGCGCGCGCTGGTCTGGGCGAACCTGTTCATGGCGCTCTTCAACCTGCTGCCCGCGTATCCCATGGATGGCGGCCGCATCCTGCGCGCCGTGCTCGCGCGTAACATGGACTACCTCGCCGCCACGCGCCGCGCCGTCACCATCGGGCAAGGCTTCGCCATGTTCTTCATGTTCCTCGGCTTGTGGCAGCCGTGGATGCTGCTCATCGGATTCTTCCTCTTCTTCGCCGCCCAACTCGAAGAACGCTCCATCATGTTCCAATCCGTGCTGGAGAGTGTCCGGCTCGAAGAGGTGATGCTCACGGATTTCTCCACCCTCTCGCCCGCGGACACGCTCGAAGACGCGCTCGCGAAGGCCGTCCACACCTTGCAAGACGATTTCCCCGTCATCCGCGGCACCGACATGGTGGGTGTGGTCTCGAAGCAGCGCATCCTCGCCGCGCTGAACGACGAAGGCAACGCCTACGTGCAGTCGGTGATGAACAAAGCCTTCGAGATCGCGCAGCGTTCGGAGACGCTGGCCTCCGCGCTGAAGAAGTTCACCGCAAAAGAATTGACCGTGCTGCCCGTGGTCGACGCCGGACGGCTCGTCGGCATCGTGACGCTGCAGAACCTGATGCACTCGATGGCGCTGCTCTCCGAATCACGCAAGATCCAGCGCAGCACCGACCACGACGACGACTAG
- a CDS encoding alanine--glyoxylate aminotransferase family protein: MLRKPRLFTPGPTPLLPAAARAMAAADVHHRTADFRALYARTLLDLQAFIGTKNDVLMLAASGSGAMEASVSNLTSPGDKVLVCSAGKFGERWRDLAKAFGCAVEMVSAPYGETFSLEAVREKLAGNNDIRCVYLQATESSTGVRHDVEAVAELLRAPGSQSGNDVLLIVDAITGLGSTRLDVDGWGIDVIIGGSQKAVMVPPGLAYLAISERAWQRAATARSPRYYFDLVRERKAAAKGESAFTPATALIAGLAAALDYIREAGNGDLGIGRVALIANAETAAAMTRAAAEALGLKLFAKQSPAAALTAIAPPEGTDSNAIVKAFREEFGAVVANGQGEMKGQMFRIAHLGYYDYLDTIAIVGALEQVLAKVLAPRHVEFGKGLRAAQVAYAKAMAGGSASVTR; encoded by the coding sequence ATGCTGCGCAAACCGCGGCTCTTCACTCCCGGACCCACTCCGCTCCTGCCGGCGGCGGCGCGCGCCATGGCCGCGGCGGACGTCCATCACCGGACGGCCGATTTCCGCGCCCTCTACGCGCGGACGCTGCTCGACTTGCAGGCCTTCATTGGGACCAAGAATGACGTGCTGATGCTCGCGGCGTCGGGCTCGGGCGCGATGGAAGCATCCGTTTCGAACCTCACCTCGCCGGGAGACAAGGTGCTGGTGTGCTCGGCGGGAAAATTCGGCGAGCGCTGGCGCGACCTGGCCAAAGCCTTCGGCTGCGCCGTCGAGATGGTGAGCGCGCCCTATGGCGAGACGTTTTCGCTGGAAGCGGTGCGGGAGAAGCTGGCGGGGAATAACGATATCCGCTGCGTTTACCTGCAAGCGACGGAGAGTTCTACCGGCGTGCGCCACGATGTGGAAGCGGTGGCAGAGTTGTTGCGCGCACCGGGCAGCCAGAGTGGCAATGATGTATTGCTCATCGTCGACGCCATCACGGGATTGGGCAGCACGCGGCTCGACGTGGATGGTTGGGGCATCGACGTCATCATCGGCGGCTCGCAGAAGGCGGTGATGGTCCCGCCGGGTCTCGCTTACCTAGCCATCAGCGAGCGCGCGTGGCAGCGCGCTGCGACGGCGAGATCGCCGCGCTACTACTTCGACCTGGTGCGCGAGCGGAAGGCCGCCGCCAAAGGCGAGTCTGCTTTCACTCCCGCCACCGCGCTCATCGCTGGATTGGCCGCCGCGCTCGACTACATCCGCGAGGCCGGGAATGGCGACCTCGGCATCGGACGTGTCGCGCTCATCGCCAATGCCGAGACTGCCGCGGCCATGACGCGTGCGGCCGCGGAAGCGCTCGGCCTGAAGCTGTTCGCGAAACAATCTCCCGCCGCGGCGCTGACCGCCATCGCGCCGCCCGAAGGCACCGACTCGAACGCCATCGTGAAAGCTTTCCGCGAGGAGTTTGGCGCGGTCGTGGCCAACGGACAGGGCGAGATGAAGGGCCAGATGTTCCGCATCGCGCACCTCGGCTACTACGACTACCTCGACACCATCGCCATCGTCGGCGCGCTCGAGCAGGTGCTCGCCAAGGTGCTCGCGCCGCGCCATGTGGAGTTTGGCAAAGGCTTGCGCGCCGCGCAGGTAGCGTACGCGAAGGCGATGGCCGGGGGTTCGGCGAGTGTTACCCGTTGA
- the serA gene encoding phosphoglycerate dehydrogenase, whose amino-acid sequence MKIVVAEKIAPAALAVLREESKWQVVTPDAINGDLPAQLESADALIVRSAVFVDGKTLDAAKKLRVIGRAGVGVDNIDVEAATKRGIAVMNTPGANAVAVAEHTFAMMLALARHLTRADASTRAGKWEKKSLQGTELRGKTLGIVGLGRIGVEVARRARAFGMKVMAHDPFVSTVLVRELGVTLATVEDIYKDSDYLTLHVGLTPQTQGMINPQTLAKMKKSARIVNCARGELIDEQALAAALKKGTIAGAALDVFTEEPPKSSPLLGLDNVLLTPHIAGSTFEAQEAVGVQIAMQVREYLKRGVIQNAVNVPSLTHEEYVEMQPYISLAERLGAFLANVTNGNVEAVSVRYSGRIAEWKTELLRNAVVKGILNQMLAEKANLVNAAAIAAERGVEVTEIKKPKASSGGAGNVMTVLLKTNSEERLAKGAVLHGKSPRLLAVDGIDIEAPLERDLVYIRNQDVPGVIGKVGTILGKHHINIANFSLGRREKNGKSAEAIAVVHVDSKPTEAVLDELRKIEAVKLVKAMRL is encoded by the coding sequence ATGAAGATCGTAGTCGCCGAGAAGATCGCGCCCGCCGCGCTTGCCGTGCTCCGGGAAGAGAGCAAGTGGCAGGTCGTCACGCCGGATGCGATCAACGGTGACCTCCCCGCACAGCTTGAATCCGCCGACGCGCTCATCGTTCGGTCCGCCGTCTTCGTGGACGGCAAGACGCTCGACGCGGCCAAGAAACTGCGCGTGATCGGCCGCGCCGGCGTGGGCGTGGACAACATCGACGTGGAAGCCGCGACTAAGCGTGGCATCGCAGTGATGAACACGCCGGGAGCGAACGCCGTTGCCGTCGCCGAGCACACCTTCGCGATGATGCTCGCGCTCGCACGCCATCTCACCCGTGCCGACGCGTCCACGCGCGCCGGCAAGTGGGAGAAGAAATCGCTGCAAGGCACCGAGCTGCGCGGCAAGACGCTGGGCATAGTTGGTCTGGGACGCATCGGCGTGGAAGTCGCCAGGCGCGCCCGCGCGTTTGGCATGAAGGTGATGGCGCACGATCCCTTCGTCTCCACCGTGCTGGTGCGCGAACTGGGCGTGACATTGGCAACGGTCGAAGATATCTACAAGGACTCCGACTACCTCACGCTGCACGTCGGACTGACCCCGCAGACGCAGGGGATGATCAATCCGCAGACCTTGGCGAAGATGAAGAAAAGCGCGCGCATCGTGAACTGCGCGCGCGGCGAGCTGATCGACGAGCAGGCGCTGGCGGCGGCGCTCAAAAAAGGAACGATTGCCGGCGCCGCGCTCGATGTGTTTACGGAAGAGCCGCCCAAATCTTCACCATTGTTGGGACTCGACAACGTCCTGCTCACGCCGCACATCGCCGGTTCGACTTTCGAGGCGCAGGAGGCGGTCGGGGTGCAGATCGCGATGCAGGTGCGCGAGTACCTGAAGCGCGGCGTGATCCAGAACGCCGTCAACGTGCCCTCGCTCACGCACGAGGAGTACGTCGAGATGCAGCCGTATATCTCTCTCGCGGAGCGACTGGGCGCGTTCCTCGCCAACGTGACCAACGGGAATGTGGAGGCGGTGTCGGTGCGCTACTCCGGACGCATCGCGGAGTGGAAGACGGAGCTGCTGCGCAACGCGGTGGTCAAGGGCATCCTGAACCAGATGCTGGCGGAGAAAGCGAACCTGGTGAACGCGGCGGCGATCGCGGCGGAGCGCGGCGTGGAAGTCACGGAGATCAAGAAGCCGAAAGCGTCGTCGGGCGGCGCGGGCAACGTGATGACCGTGCTGCTCAAGACGAACTCGGAAGAGCGCCTCGCCAAGGGCGCGGTGCTGCACGGCAAGTCGCCGCGGCTGCTGGCGGTGGATGGCATCGACATCGAAGCGCCGCTCGAGCGCGACCTCGTCTACATCCGCAACCAGGACGTCCCCGGCGTGATCGGCAAGGTCGGGACCATCCTGGGCAAGCACCACATCAACATCGCGAACTTCTCGCTGGGACGGCGCGAGAAAAACGGCAAGTCCGCCGAAGCTATCGCCGTGGTCCACGTGGATTCGAAGCCGACGGAAGCAGTGCTCGACGAGTTGCGGAAGATCGAGGCGGTGAAGCTAGTGAAGGCGATGCGGCTCTAG